In Chlorocebus sabaeus isolate Y175 unplaced genomic scaffold, mChlSab1.0.hap1 unalloc_scaffold_392, whole genome shotgun sequence, the genomic stretch AGACACAAGCAGGAACCTCTCCATTCCTGGGAGCCTCGCTCTGATCGGTCCGTGAGGACACGGTACAGACCGCGGGGCACAGGCAGACggcaggccaggagaaggggctgcattgccgggaggcagtgctttgagctctaatggatggaacactgctaaccagtgaaggtggagagagggcacCCATCTGAGAGCATGtagaggcagcaaagcacagcCAGCCTCGGGGAACCAGAAGCCACAGGGACATCAGGTTGGGTGCTGCTGTCTGCCGGCCACCAGCTGGGGGACTgtactgggcctggagggacatccctgacactccccaccagatgccaggggcacccccagccccaggtgagaaccaTGGATCCCATGGCGAATGAGGCCAGCCTGTGGGAAGTGGGGCTGGGACAGCTCTGTACAGCTTAATAGGAaagttgggttctattttgtggggttttggtcaCGTTGATGGCTAGTCAGGGCTGTCCGTCAGGAAGTGATTTGAGGACAGACTAGAGAAGGGGCTGCCAAGACCAGCGGAGCATTCGCTGTctgggtccaaggaaaaggaaataaaggctggcGATGTGACAGTGGGGGGGAGCACAGAGCAAAGgaactggtggagacacaggGGTGGCCCCACACAGGGCTTTGAGCAGCTACCCGGGGGTCGTCCTATTAATTCTCCTCATGGCCCCAAGAGGCGGCTGTGAAGATCCAtctcctgaggacagaactgctccagagccacacagcgaggATCCACAGAACCAAGATCCGGGCCAGCTCCAAAGCGGGTGAACTTGTCCCCTCAGCCATGGTCCTAAGACACGGATCAGAgccccctggacacacagacacaggaactGCAGGAAGGGGAAACGGATGCCCTGGACCAGTGGCGGGACCCAGGGTTTCAGCCCTCCAGGGCCACTGGGACCAGTCACTGCACAGGTGGACACACGATGCTTTAACCCGCGCTGGGGGAAGGAGCCCACACTCTCAGGGTGGAGACCGCAGCTTGATCGGGCCGGCCTCCCTGCTGGGCACAGCCTGAGCTGCCCCAACCTGTACCGAGGTGCCCCAACGTTGGGGTGCTCAGAGCCACTCAGCTGAGATCgtggtgctttctgtaaccaccCTCGTTTCTTTATGGTATAGATCTGGACTCCATCATTTGCAATGTGTGGGGTTCTAGGAAAAGGCTGGCCAGCCAGGGAAGTGTCCTGGGCTCTGTCCCAGTGATGACGAACTTGGCTGCCCACAAGGGCAGCCTGTTCACCACAGTGACCCCCGGGGACCACGCCTGCACCCACCTTGCTGAAGATAATTCACTTCTCATCCgtgaaagaataaagctagacTAACTCAATTTCACACTCACTTCCAACTTTAACAACTTGTGTTAGGAAATCAAAGACAAGGACTCTGACCATGTCACAAACCCAGGAAGCAAAACCCGAGACTAACGGAATGATGCCACCTTCGCAGTTCCGAGCTCtactagttgtttttcttttctggtctgtttttctcttttggtttaaattgtctctgtttctccctctctgtgtctctctcctggttgctctgtctctctgtgtctctttttaagactctgtgtgtctctgtttctctcttcccctcatctttctctatctttctatgtctctctgtgtctctgcttctctgactttttctgtctctctctctgtctctctcactctccctctctttccctctctctctctgtgtgtttgtgtgtgtgtgtgtgtgtgtgtgtgtgtgtgtgtctcactctcttggtttctcactctcactctccatcTCGCAGCTCTCTTTGGTTTCACTATGCAAGCTGACTCTCCCCACCTTATAATACAGTGGGATTAGCAGGAACCGAGTGGACGCCACAGCCCCCGTGGGCCCGGGAAATCGCAGCTTCGTCATAGCTAAGCCCGCCGCGCTCAGTTTTTCCCACCACCTGGAGGATCTACTCTCCGTTCGTCCTTCCCGACCTCAGACTACAGAGAATACCTGGGGGCGAAGGTCGAGGAAGCCGCGCCCGGAGGCTCCCAGCGCAGCCCCAGGAGGAATCCTGCCGGCAACTAGAAGCTGTGCGCGCAGCGGGGCTCTGCGCCAACAACCGCCGGAGCGGCCGGGCCTGCTGCGAACTTCCGCATCCAGGTGGGGTCTCCACGCCCCaattccaccccgccccgccatcgGCGCTCCCCGCAAGTGCAGGGCTTCCCCCCGCCCAGACGTTCGCGCCCACTCAAGGTCTCCCTCACCCGGCCCGGGAGATGCTCCCCGCGTTCTATCCCGCCCCACCCTGGCGCGCCCCCCAAACGATGTGACCCCCGCCCCCCTGTGGTCTCCCCTCCCCCGGACGctttccctgcccccacctgtggcACTCCGGGCATCTCTGAAGTCCCCAACCAGAGCCTTCCAGCCCACCCGCGAGTCTCGAGCACCAGAGACGCGGCCCCACCCGCAGGGACCCCGCCTACCTGTGGCGCTATCCCCACGTCTGCGGCCCACCTCACCGCTAGCACGGCCCCCACCTACGACGACCCCGGCGTAGGTGCTCCTGCCCACTCCCGCACCCCGCCCGCACCTGCCCCTTTCCCTGCACCTAGCCACGCCCCCGCTCCCGCAGCCCCTCCCGTGCGCTCGGGCCCCGCCCGTCACCGCCCATTGGccctggggcggggcggggcagcaGTTCCGACTCCCGCGGGCGCGGGCAGGGTCCACATTGCCTACTGCGCACCGGGACTAGCGGCTCCTCTCGACCTCCTCGCCATGGACACTGACGACTCCCAGGCCCCTAAGGGCTCCTTGCGGAagttcctggagcacctctccGGGGCCGGCAAGGCAGTCGGAGTGCTGACCAGAGGCGAGGATGCTCAAGGTGCGCACCTCCCTCCCGGCGGCGAGGGAGGGGCGGACGGAGCCGAGGAGAAAAAGGCGAAGGGGATTTGGGGGATGGGGCAGAAGAGGGGGGAAGCGACGGGAGGACGCGGGGAAAGGTGGAGGAGCGATGGGAAGAACCAGGGAGAAGAGCGGGGAAGCGATGGGgagaactggggagaagcccgTGCCCGGCAGCGGCAGGGGTACCTGCGGGGCGGCGTGAGCCAGCAAGGCAGCCCCCGGGTCCTTGCCGGGTggggcggaggaggaagggacatggcggtaggaacctccatccggaagatagtgagctttccaccccctccggtttatgttttaaattgagcctgACAGAGGGGGTCGCCTGGAGGACCCTCGGGAGTCGTTCTGCCTCTGAGCTGTAGGACCCGGCCGGGCTTCCCCTCCGAAGCGTGGGTACAGCGCGATCACTTCCTAAGTGGCCCCCCGCCCTTCAACTCCGCCCCACGCCGCCCCCCAGCATGTCGAGGAAGAAACGGCCGGGTCCCCGCGCGCCTCCTGTCGCCTCGTGCCCCGCGCGGCGTGGGCGGGGTCCTGGCTGCTGCAATGCGGGACGCGGAAGGAGTGCTCTGGGTTCCCGCCTGGCGTCTCCGAGGCGGTCCGGCAGCCCCTCGCGTTTCCgctgggagattttaaaaatgggtttcctGCGCTCGCATGTGCTGTTGCCTTTCGGCTCGTGAGAAAACCGAAAACTAAaatgggtcccaggccctccccgcaGACCTCCGCGGACGAGAAGGACCAGGAAGCGGGGACTCCGGGACGTCAGCGGCGCCGCGGCGCGGGCTCTGGGTTTCTCCTGCCCTGCAATGTGGAAGCGGCTCTCCAGGAGGGACCCGAGTCTGGGTCCACGACGCGGGCGCGCCAGGAGGACATTTAACATTGAAGAGCCGGAGGTGGTAGAGACTGCGCGCCCCAGGCCCCGGGTGCACGTGAGGGCGCCGGTGCCCGGACGGTGGAGCGCCCCAGGCCGCGCAGCCCCTGGCGGGTAGATCGGCGCTTCCCAGGCGAACGCCACCTGGGAGCCTTAGTGATAGCGCGGGCTGGAGACGCGACGCGCCCGGGgctgggttttgatttttattttcccggTTCCTCCTGCCGCAGATGCGTGGAAAGGCGCGGATGGCGGATTTCCTCCCGTTTCGGGACCGCGCACTGCACAAGGATGGAGCGGGAATGGGCCCCCGCCCTCGGTCCCGGTGACCTTCCCTTCGCCCTTGAGCGCTCGGGGCGGCACGGGTGCTGCATGTTGGGGCGCTGTCAGCGCCGCCCCGCCCGCCGCGAGCGCCTACGTGATGCCCGGCCCGTCGTCTCCATGCGCCCTGGCCCTGACATCCGTACGCCGCGCGCTCCCCGAGCCAGCAGCGCAGCCTCCCTAGGCCCAGCGCCCCCCTCCCCGCGGGACACCCCGGTGGCAGCGCCAGGCCCCGCCCGGCAGCCCGCCCCCCAGCGCCCGGGGAAGTGCTCTGGCGTTAGCGTTCTAGTTAAAGGACCCCAGCATCAGCGTTCCTCCTGCAGGGTTGggttctcagagaaagaaaaggtgatgCAGCAGAGGATGGGATTGGAGAAATTAGGAGAGTGAAGTGGAAATAGCCTGGCCAGCGTGACTTAAACCGGCCGGGAGATGTGCGAGTACGAATGGAGCCGCCTTCGGGTCCTAATAGGACCCAGAGTGGCTTCTCAGTCAAAGGCCTTCAAAAGCAGAGGGAGCACCTGGAGTGACCTTACCTGGGCCGCGAAAGACAAGAAACCTTTGGTACGGGAAGAGGAACTGACCTCTGGAAGCCACCAGGGCAGGTGGAAGGTCAGGGTTTCAAGGTGATTTTGGAATTTAAGTGCTGTGGgtcctgcacagtggctcatgcttgtcatgcgagtgctttcggaggctgaggcaggagggtcgcttgagcccaggagttccagagcagcctggaccacataatgagactctgtgtctacaaaaaataaaaaagaaagaaaaacacattaagatGCTGTATGTATTGGAAAGTATTTATGGGTCATTCTTTTGAGCTCCATGTCCAAAAGCTTGCTAAAATGCTTGGGAGTTTGTGTACAGGTACGTGAAATTAGGATACATTGGCAGAATCTCCGTGTTCTCTGTTGCCCTGGTTTTGCCACCTGGGAGGAGTTACACATATTGGAGGTTAGTAAGTCCACGCCTCTTCTCTTCTGGGGAAAAAGGTACTTTGGAAACCAGTATTATGTGGGAACGTGGCTTGGTTGGTACAGCCTCGGGTTAATGGGAGACAGCTGCTCTCAGCTCTGCAGATGGCATCAAATACGGTGGCCTTGAGCCCACGTGGGTCACACCTGGGCTGTCCCTGGGAAAGCCCGCCATGGCGGGTCGCCTGGGCTTTCTTTCCCTGGCAGAGCCGAagtcaaaatttttttgtaaactctGTAAAGAGCTTTACCCTTCCGAGGTATGATCTTGAACCTGTTGGAGCATTTGGACCCATTTCTTTTAAGGAAGTTCACCTCCAGATGTGCTTAGAGGGCCTGGTCTTAGCTGCCACAGATTTACAAATCCTTTAAGTAAGTTATTCCTCGAGAATTTATCTGTTGTGCCCCCattctttttgccattttattctgATTCTATATTAGTACTTGATTTTCCCTGACATAGAAGACTATTGCCTGTAGCTGGAGGTCAGAGAACACATTCACATTCAAGTATCAATTTCAGGGGAATTATCTGTCAGATGTGAAATTATGGTacaattcaatatattaaaatgaccatagctaccatttgttgaaaatattttgtatactagGAGCTTCACAATTCTTATCTCCAAGCCTAGATACATGGTCCCAAGAGAGGCATGCCCTCATTTTGGAAGTGGGGAGAAAgactcacaaagaaaaataacttaggtAAGGGAGTGAGGTGCATACGCGATTGTGGTAGGAGCAAAACAGATCCTAATTCCAAATATTGTACTCTCCCTTAGACCACGAAGAGTACttatgtctggctctgtcacccaggctggagtgtagtggtgccgttacagctcactgcagcctcaaactcctgggctcaagtgatcctcctgcctcagccttctgagtagcagggaagacaggaatgcagcatcatgaccggctaattgttattattatttgtagagacaggatctcactatgctgctgagactggtcttgaactcctggcctcctctagtgagcctcctgccttggcctcccaaagagctggaattacagacctgagccgtCATGTCAGGCCTCCACCATGCTTTTCAGGGGCCTTTCTTGGTGAAGCTCCTTATTCTAGTTAATGCTCAAAAGTGAGCAAAACCCAACTTGCTCAAAATTACGCAGATATTCTTTGGGTGGTTTTGTAAGGggaacagaaaataactttttatagcgataggagtcaaggtggcaaaaatgatattaaggctTAATACCAACGCGATGGGCTGCTTTTCTCCTCCCAGtagagttcatattatttaattataatataaaattgaaaatatctttcctgTATTCCTGACTCCCCAGGCCTtgaatgaagaaagtatttctcaggctgggttttttgtttttgtttttgtttttttttttttccttcttctttgggtatcttctgtctcaggctctgggtttttgttttttattttatttttttccctgcttctttGGGTATCTTCTGTTGTCCCAAGACATATCTGGAAACTTAAATTGATTTTCACCCAACTTAAAATAAGCTCCACAGCTCTGGATCGCGGACTGACCATGACTAAGTACCCACCGCCACATCACGCTGTGCCACACACCAAGAGTGACTCATTGTCTTCGTCACAGGTTGTGGCTTCTGCAGGGCCTGGTACCTGGTGGAGCTGAGTGTACTGGGAAGTCCAGGGGCATTCTTAGGGTGGGCTGGATGCGAAAGCGGCGTCCTTTTTGCCTGTGGTGACGTGAACATCAATACAGTATTTATAGAAAGTTCACAGAAATGTAGTAAGCTTCAACCTTTCCAATCCTAGTGAGAATAGCTAGCGTTTAGTGACTCTGTTATGTGGCAGGCCCTCAGTGATCCTGGGCACTgacttatccccactttacacatGAGCAAGGGATGCCCGAGGTGTACCGGCTTCCCTGAGTTCACAGAGCTCCCTGGtgtggccaggccctgtggctgctgcagggaTGTTCAGGGCTGCGTGTAGCTGTGTCTTCACTGGTGTCCATCCTGcgcccagcaccacgcctggcgctTGACAGGAACGCAAGCGTTTGCTGCCTGCCTCCCGCCTGGAATCTCCACTGAGGAGCAGGAAACCAGGGGTTCTAGCTGTCTTCTTCATTCATGAAGTCCTTTAGAGGAATTCAACCTTCTCTAATCAAAAGTTTCCAATATCCTCAGGTCAATGCGTATAAACTGTTAAGACTTCAAG encodes the following:
- the LOC140711243 gene encoding uncharacterized protein translates to MDPMANEASLLQRIPGGEGRGSRARRLPAQPQEESCRQLEAVRAAGLCANNRRSGRACCELPHPVPNQSLPAHPRVSSTRDAAPPAGTPPTCGAIPTSAAHLTASTAPTYDDPGVGAPAHSRTPPAPAPFPAPSHAPAPAAPPVRSGPARHRPLALGRGGAAVPTPAGAGRVHIAYCAPGLAAPLDLLAMDTDDSQAPKGSLRKFLEHLSGAGKAVGVLTRGEDAQDAWKGADGGFPPVSGPRTAQGWSGNGPPPSVPVTFPSPLSARGGTGAACWGAVSAAPPAASAYVMPGPSSPCALALTSVRRALPEPAAQPP